In Lolium rigidum isolate FL_2022 chromosome 3, APGP_CSIRO_Lrig_0.1, whole genome shotgun sequence, the genomic window TACTGAGTCTGCTGCTCTAAAGTGCATGAAGCTCCTTGTCAAGGTCTGTAGCCAGTTCACTTTAATTGTATCTTCACTGCTACAAGAAATCCAATTTAGGCTTTGCTGCGCTTTTGAACTTTATACGAATTGTAAATGTCCATTCACATTCATTTATTGCATTAATTTTATTCACAGGCTGGTGCTGATTTCAACTGTACAAATCCTGATACTCCATTGGTGATAGCAACCAGTAAAGACTTATCTGAATGTGTCAAGTACTTGTTGGAGGTCGGTGCAGATGCCAATATTCCGATCAACCATGTAAGCTCTTGACTCCTGCAACTTGCTTTCTTGATTGATATTATTCCTGTTAATATTAAACTGCCTAGTAAGACACCCATGATACAATATGGAACCATAAATCGATGTGATGCATAGTGTACTGAAGTAAATATGTCAAATTATTCTCTAAATATATTGTGTCAAATTAAGTTACGGTGATGCTTCATTTATCGGGGGTGGCAGATGTGACGGTAGCTTGCTGCTATGCTTTATAGGTTTGTAACTTTGTATGTACCTGCAAAAAAGTTTTGTATGTTGCTCTTGCCATGGTTGAGATAAGTAAGTCCAGAGCAAGAGTAAACGGGTGGCCACCAACTTGAATCGTTATAATTAGCATTAGGTAGGAAACTTGTGGTGATGATGTTCTATTGTTAACTCTTGCAGCCTGAGGCAATGTGTCTAGATGATTGCTGCTTTAGTGTGCCCGTTGTTGTTTTTTAACATGCTAACTTGATGGAAACATGTTGCGATCATCCTTTGTAAATATCTTGTTCTATTTTTATAACAGGGCGGTTCCACACCAATAGAAATTGCTGCAGATGCTGGAAGAAGAGAGCTCGTGGAGATTCTATTTCCTCACACTTACCCTCTTCATTCCGTGTCAAACTGGAGTGTTGAAGGGATCATTGCTCATGCAAAATCGAAACAATTGAAGGAGAAGGTACAAGCTACATTATACGTTCATTAAAAAATGTTTTAATTTGTGGAACTGTGATGTAAGATTCATGTCATTTGTTCTCTTTTGTCTTGGCAATGTTCTTTTGTCAGAAAAATCTGCCTAGCAGCTAAATAACAAATATGTAGAAATGGATGTGTAAAACtatcatgtcttgaataatgtgacctATTTAGTTTGTCAAAACTTCTTCTGGCCACTTAAAATCAGGAACTGATGAACACAAATTGTATTGAAACTGTGGTCAACAGGGAaccacatgcaaaatagatgcagAGTCCTAGTTGCCACTCTTGCGAAACAGAACATAAATAGGTTTTTACATATAGCATCATGATATTTACCCACACTGGGTCAGTAAAAGTATGTTATGTGACAtactcacttgcatttttttaccATTTCTAGGTGTTCTCTTTGCACAATTTTGCCAAACAGTTGCTTGGAGATTGAAGTACCATAGTTAGGGTTCAATTGATTGTAACTAAACATGCCCTTGAAGTGAAGTGGTTAAATTGTTGTTCTGAACTAAATACTTGAGTATTTTCAATGTATATTCAAACTTATTTTGAACGTAAAGGTGTTACATTGAGCTTCTCCATGTTTGTTAACTTCACATATTTTGTATGTATATAACACACTGAACATTCTTATTAAGGATAAGAAATGTGACAAAGACAACAAGGTTAAGCTGGAATCAGAGTCAGAAAAAACATCCAAGAAAGTGGACGCAAACTCAGAAAAACCTTCCAAGAAAGTGGAGGCTAGTGCGTCGAAGTCCTCTGCCAAGGTACATAATTGCATAACTTCCATACTGGAAAAGGTGCATTAGATGCATACTGCTAATATATATGTTTTCTTACTGTTACAGAACAAGGTATGTGATAAAGATGAGAAGGCAAAGCTGAAATCACTTGGTGCAAAAGCGGTAGAGGAGAAGGACTATGCTGCTGCAACAAAATTCTACAGTGAGGTAAATTGTTGTGGCTTCATGTCTTCCTACCAGAGGGCTACGTTTGCTCCATATTTGTTGTGGCGTGGATATGTGTGATCTATACTTCCCGTTTTGCTAGTTTGATTCTGGGATGACTGACAGctttttgtgaattttttttaTGCAGGCAATCAAAGTGGATCCTGCAGATGCGGCGCTTTATTCAAACAGGAGCCTTTGCCATCTGAAGAGTGGTAAAGCACAGGATGCTTTGGTGGATGCTAATGCTTCCATAAGGGTGCGGCCTGATTGGCCAAAAGGTCACTATCGGAAAGGAGCTGCCTTCATGGTGCTCAAGGTAAGATAAAGCTACAATTTGGTATTATTTTACTGTTTTACATGTAAACCCCATGTGCCCATGTTGATAATGTGATTTGTGTTTTCTATTTGTCCTTAGGAGTACAAAGAAGCATGCGACGCTTTCATGGCTGCAGTGAAACTGGATCCTGAGAATGAGGAGATGCATGACGCATTTTGGTAAATCTTTTAATCTTTCCTTTCTTTCCTTGAACATCTCTTCTGAGATTTGCTTAAATAACTGGTTTTTATCCAAATTATTCTGGTTAAAATTAATCAAGTGAGGCATGTTGTATGAATCCTATTGCCTGTATACTGTCATTACATATAGTTAGTGTAAACTGGTGCATTCTTATGCTGTATATCTAGTTGTGACATTATGTTTGAGCAGAAATGTGAGGGAGAACTTTGGAACAGATTAAACTTGGCACAGCTTGAGCCCCACCATAGATTTTTCTTAACAGTCATGTCTGTCAATTTTCAGGGAGGCAGTTGTGGCATTGAAGAAGGATCATTCGTCTGGTTGCAGCGACGATTCATCTGACTAGGGCTGAAGGAGTTCCTGCTGGTTGAGTGGGTTTCCTTTCTGGCGGCTTCTCATTCGTGTCTGTTTATTCATGTCTGATGAAGTGGCGGACTCTTTTTGTCTAATCGTGACTCAGTGCGGCGAAGTGGTGGTGAGCCTTGACGTGCTGTAACCCATCTGAGTCGTTAGGATACTGGTACTTTCTTTGTGTGAGGTTGGCTGTTGCCTGTTGCTACATATGGCTGCTTGTGGAGCCAGGCAGTGTTCTAAAGATTTATTTGCTTTGTCTAGCTAATCATCCTGTGTTTGGATATGGTTTCTGGAATGTCTTGTGGTTTCTTTGCCAAACCACACGTTTTGCTGCTTTGGTAACCTGTGCTTTCACTTCCCCGTGGTAAAAGTTAGGAGCGTTTTCTCTCTTTTCATCTTTGCTGCCTCTGCAATTTTCTCTAAAATTCAGACTCAATAAGGAAACCGCTTGTTGGTATTATTAACCTATACCATATTCCAACTAACTCTGCTCTTAAAATTAGCTCTCAACATTCAACTCCTCAGCTTCAGCTAATTAACAATTTTTAATTTGTATGGCATATGATAAGTAGATACCTGTTTCAGAAAATGAGAGAATTTTTAATAAAATAGTATGTGAATCAGAAATAGGTCTATACTCCCACTTTCTAGAGCTGTGCcactccacctatataatgaaacTTGAGTTGAGGTAAATTTGTAGCTACAAGTAGGGGTGAAAATAGCGAACCAGTTTGTTTCATGCGGAGTATCCTTTTGACTAAAGGAAAAAAACGAATACAGAATAAAGAAACATAGAGATTGAATACACTACACATAGACATATTGCCGTAGTAGGATATGTTTGGTTGGGTGCTGTAGTAGGATATGTTCGGTTGGATCTTTTCCGCAGAGATTGACAAGGGAATGGGCCAAATAGTACAACCATGAAAAGCCACAATAATACTGGAGTTTCACATCGGCTAGAAAAGAAATTCCATTTTCGTGGTTGCTCCGCCAGATAAAACTTAGAATTGGTTTCACTCGAACCATCGAACCAACCAAGAAACGAATTCTAAGTTTCAAACTAATTAAAGTTTTATCTTTGAATTAAAATTACTCTACTCCATTCGTCTAAAAATAGGGGTatgaactttatctagatacaatgTATCCCTAACtaaaatacatctagatacatctatatctagaCAAAAGTGAGACACATATTTTTAAACGTAGGTAGTATAAGAAATACACTGATATTTACACTATCAAATATATGCAATAAGAGTGTATTTTATGACAAATGAAATTGGGCTAATTTGGTGTTTTAGATTTTGATATAGGTTTCTATAAAGTTCTTTAGATGTATATTTCTGCACACTTTTTTTGAGACCTTACTTAAATTTGACCTAAGACAAAGATATGACCTGGATGAATTTGAAATGGGGgataatataaaaatattttactAACAAGTGACTTCCACACAGGCATAATCGCACATAAAAAGGTATTATTAGGAATGGCACCCGGAGGGTATGAGTACGAGTGAAGCTATCCCATACCCATACCATTGCTCAATTTTACCGTCACCCATACCCATCAACGGTATATGTTTTTCCCATACATTCAGTGTTGCCGCTCCTTCCCCtgacgatttacacaaaaataaccctttatgAGAAAAAACGCACAGAATGACCTttcggccaaactatttcacgcctctaactcttttgtgtggcgccctttgCAAGAGCGTCACacctgggagcggcgccacacattgttGGCAGGCAGGCTCGAGCCGCCACGTATATcagaatgtgtggcgcccatgcaaAGGGAGCCACACAAACGGAGGGTGTGGCGCggagccacacaaaagggttagaatcGTGAAATAGTTTGACTGGAGGGTCATTTTGTGAAATTCTTACATAAAGGGTTATTTTT contains:
- the LOC124703836 gene encoding ankyrin repeat and protein kinase domain-containing protein 1-like, with product MCKMSAQQKQTMKRMIESSDVDPERAQRMMEDMAGSDSESTDSGEMEELGPLHEAAGMGRMDTCKYLVEDLGFDINAEANDDSGMTPLVCAVSRGKAIAVRYLLEKGADPNKEDIIGFTPLHYATKEGNDGLVRLLLSNGASVNASSSEGTPLHMAASHGKSAIVQVLLQNNADPNRVCADLGTPMTATVLCAAVACVIPGKITESAALKCMKLLVKAGADFNCTNPDTPLVIATSKDLSECVKYLLEVGADANIPINHGGSTPIEIAADAGRRELVEILFPHTYPLHSVSNWSVEGIIAHAKSKQLKEKDKKCDKDNKVKLESESEKTSKKVDANSEKPSKKVEASASKSSAKNKVCDKDEKAKLKSLGAKAVEEKDYAAATKFYSEAIKVDPADAALYSNRSLCHLKSGKAQDALVDANASIRVRPDWPKGHYRKGAAFMVLKEYKEACDAFMAAVKLDPENEEMHDAFWEAVVALKKDHSSGCSDDSSD